Proteins from a genomic interval of Phalacrocorax aristotelis chromosome 3, bGulAri2.1, whole genome shotgun sequence:
- the COL10A1 gene encoding collagen alpha-1(X) chain, with translation MHLQISLLLLFGLNIVHGSDGYFSERYQKQSSIKGPHFLPFNVKSQGVQIRGEQGPPGPPGPIGPRGQPGPAGKPGFGSPGPQGPPGPPGPPGFSAVGKPGMPGLPGKPGDRGLNGEKGEAGPVGLPGARGPQGPPGIPGPAGLSVPGKPGPQGPPGAQGPRGLPGEKGEPGIPGINGQKGENGFGVPGRPGNRGLPGPQGPRGLPGPAGVGKPGENGLPGQPGVKGDRGLPGTPGAAGIPGPQGPPGEPGEAGVGKPGPMGPPGAAGIPGAKGHPGPAGLPGSPGLPGFGKPGLPGMKGHRGPEGPPGLPGPKGDQGPSGVPGEPGPAGPPGNMGPQGLKGLPGENGLPGPKGDVGPAGPPGFPGAKGERGLPGLEGKPGYPGEQGLAGPKGHPGFPGPKGDTGHAGLPGLPGPMGPQGIKGVPGINGEPGPRGPSGIPGTRGPIGPPGLPGAPGAKGEPGAPGLPGPAGISTKGLSGPMGPPGPPGPKGNNGEPGLPGPPGPPGPPGQAVIPQMPERYVKAGESRELSGMSFMKGVNQALTGMPVSAFSVILSKAYPGATVPIKFDKILYNRQQHYDPRTGIFTCRVPGLYYFSYHVHAKGTNVWVALYKNGSPLMYTYDEYKKGYLDQASGSAVIDLMENDQVWLQLPNSESNGLYSSDYVHSSFSGFLFAHI, from the exons ATGCATTTACAAATATCCttactgctgctgtttggtCTAAACATTGTCCATGGTAGTGATGGATATTTTTCTGAGCGGTATCAGAAACAATCCAGCATCAAGGGGCCACATTTTCTACCATTCAATGTAAAGAGTCAAG GTGTGCAGATCAGGGGTGAACAAGGACCCCCTGGTCCTCCAGGCCCTATTGGACCAAGAGGACAACCAGGTCCTGCAGGAAAGCCAGGGTTTGGAAGTCCGGGTCCCCAAGGTCCCCCAGGTCCCCCAGGACCACCTGGATTCTCTGCAGTTGGAAAGCCAGGAATGCCAGGTCTACCAGGAAAGCCAGGAGACAGAGGACTAAATGGTGAGAAAGGAGAAGCTGGACCTGTTGGGCTCCCAGGTGCGAGAGGGCCACAAGGACCCCCCGGCATTCCGGGCCCTGCAGGACTGTCTGTTCCTGGCAAGCCAGGACCACAAGGCCCTCCGGGAGCCCAAGGGCCAAGGGGCCTCCCCGGCGAGAAGGGAGAGCCAGGTATCCCTGGTATAAATggacaaaagggagaaaatggaTTCGGTGTTCCAGGCCGCCCAGGTAACAGGGGTCTTCCCGGCCCACAGGGGCCCCGGGGCCTACCCGGTCCTGCTGGGGTAGGGAAGCCTGGCGAAAACGGTCTCCCAGGTCAGCCAGGTGTGAAAGGTGACAGAGGTCTGCCAGGCACACCCGGAGCGGCTGGTATCCCAGGTCCCCAGGGTCCCCCAGGAGAACCTGGAGAAGCCGGTGTTGGCAAGCCTGGGCCGATGGGACcaccaggagcagcaggcatcCCCGGAGCCAAGGGACACCCTGGACCTGCAGGCTTGCCTGGATCCCCAGGTCTTCCAGGATTCGGAAAGCCAGGATTGCCAGGGATGAAGGGACACAGAGGACCTGAAGGTCCTCCTGGCCTCCCAGGACCTAAGGGAGACCAAGGCCCATCGGGTGTGCCAGGAGAACCAGGGCCTGCCGGGCCTCCAGGGAACATGGGCCCTCAGGGACTCAAAGGCTTGCCCGGTGAGAACGGTCTACCTGGACCCAAAGGCGACGTGGGCCCTGCAGGCCCCCCGGGATTCCCGGGAGCCAAGGGTGAACGAGGTCTGCCAGGATTAGAGGGAAAGCCAGGATACCCAGGCGAGCAGGGCCTTGCTGGTCCTAAGGGCCACCCAGGCTTCCCAGGTCCAAAAGGCGACACTGGCCATGCTGGGCTACCTGGCTTGCCTGGTCCGATGGGTCCACAGGGAATTAAGGGAGTGCCAGGGATCAACGGAGAGCCAGGCCCCAGAGGGCCTTCAGGAATACCTGGGACCAGAGGCCCCATTGGCCCCCCTGGCCTGCCGGGAGCCCCTGGTGCGAAAGGCGAGCCAGGAGCACCAGGACTGCCAGGCCCAGCAGGTATTTCTACAAAAGGCTTAAGTGGACCCATGGGACCACCTGGACCCCCCGGGCCTAAAGGTAACAACGGAGAGCCTGGATTGCCAGGCCCCCCAGGTCCTCCTGGTCCCCCTGGCCAAGCTGTAATCCCACAGATGCCCGAACGCTATGTTAAAGCAGGAGAGTCTCGGGAGCTATCAGGAATGTCTTTCATGAAAGGTGTAAATCAAGCTCTTACAGGGATGCCAGTGTCTGCTTTCAGCGTCATCCTCTCAAAAGCCTACCCTGGGGCAACAGTCCCCATCAAATTTGATAAAATCTTGTACAATAGGCAGCAACACTATGACCCCAGAACAGGAATCTTCACTTGCAGGGTCCCTGGACTGTACTATTTCTCCTACCACGTACACGCAAAAGGAACAAATGTTTGGGTTGCACTCTACAAAAATGGTTCCCCACTCATGTACACTTATGATGAGTACAAGAAAGGATACCTTGACCAGGCTTCTGGCAGTGCTGTCATTGATCTAATGGAGAATGATCAAGTATGGCTCCAACTGCCCAATTCAGAATCTAATGGTCTCTATTCCTCTGACTATGTTCACTCTTCTTTCTCAGGTTTCCTATTTGCTCATATCTAA